In Limosilactobacillus sp. WILCCON 0051, a single window of DNA contains:
- a CDS encoding TetR/AcrR family transcriptional regulator, which translates to MTKRRTLDREKVLATAEKLADEQGLEALTMPNLAKALDIRSQSLYNYVANREEMVSLTGARLMQQMYQQVVDGIIGLSGSKAYLKFADIVRDFLLAHASLSAILYHAQRFSTDSAMYQEIKRMIKLVDQVVDVDGNRLISSHVLIGAVLGYIFLETTPLYQDEDENVATVNYHQMLFRLIDPVEKA; encoded by the coding sequence ATGACCAAGCGACGAACCCTTGATCGGGAAAAGGTACTTGCTACTGCTGAAAAATTAGCCGATGAACAAGGGCTTGAAGCTTTAACCATGCCCAATCTGGCTAAAGCACTCGACATTCGCTCACAATCGCTTTATAACTACGTCGCCAACCGTGAAGAAATGGTATCGCTGACTGGTGCTCGACTGATGCAGCAAATGTATCAGCAGGTCGTTGATGGCATTATCGGTCTTTCCGGTTCCAAGGCCTATTTAAAATTCGCGGATATCGTTCGTGATTTTTTACTGGCCCATGCTTCTTTATCAGCGATCCTGTACCATGCCCAGCGTTTTTCAACCGACTCGGCAATGTATCAAGAAATCAAGCGAATGATCAAGCTGGTCGATCAAGTCGTTGATGTAGATGGCAACCGGCTGATTTCTTCACACGTCTTGATTGGTGCGGTTTTAGGCTATATTTTTCTTGAAACGACACCACTCTACCAAGATGAAGATGAAAATGTTGCGACCGTCAACTACCATCAAATGCTTTTTCGACTGATTGACCCCGTTGAAAAAGCCTAG
- a CDS encoding Stp1/IreP family PP2C-type Ser/Thr phosphatase, with product METAYQSDIGQQRSENQDRVDSFTTDAGMQLDLVADGIGGNRGGDVAAQTTVQALGQRFLKSAPNDEAAAKQWLADQVQQVNDQIIDESRKNKNYQGMGTTLVAAIFFNDRQKIVIANIGDSRGYIMHQNVLTQVTVDHSLVNELVKNGDLTEQEAAVSPQNNIITRAIGISHDAQIDVNVFPFEPGDQLLMCSDGLSKTVDKQELTQVLQSDAPLKDKCSVLVEKANAAGGPDNITVLISQNDQER from the coding sequence ATGGAAACAGCCTATCAATCAGATATTGGACAACAACGATCTGAAAATCAAGATCGCGTCGATAGTTTTACCACGGATGCCGGAATGCAGCTGGATTTAGTTGCGGATGGCATTGGTGGCAATCGTGGCGGGGATGTTGCCGCTCAAACAACCGTTCAGGCTCTCGGTCAGCGCTTCTTAAAGTCTGCGCCCAATGATGAGGCAGCTGCTAAACAGTGGCTTGCCGATCAGGTGCAGCAGGTCAATGATCAAATTATTGACGAATCACGCAAGAATAAAAATTATCAGGGAATGGGGACCACTTTGGTAGCCGCCATTTTCTTTAATGATCGGCAAAAAATCGTAATTGCCAATATCGGCGACAGTCGTGGCTATATCATGCATCAAAACGTCTTGACACAAGTCACGGTTGATCATTCCTTGGTAAATGAGTTAGTCAAGAACGGCGATCTAACCGAACAGGAAGCCGCCGTGTCACCACAGAACAATATTATAACCCGGGCAATTGGAATCTCGCATGACGCGCAGATTGATGTCAACGTTTTTCCATTTGAACCGGGAGATCAATTGCTAATGTGCTCGGATGGCCTGTCCAAAACTGTTGATAAGCAGGAATTGACCCAAGTGCTGCAAAGCGATGCACCGCTGAAGGACAAGTGCAGCGTTTTGGTTGAAAAAGCCAATGCAGCTGGTGGTCCGGACAATATCACCGTTCTGATCAGCCAAAATGATCAGGAGAGATAA
- the coaBC gene encoding bifunctional phosphopantothenoylcysteine decarboxylase/phosphopantothenate--cysteine ligase CoaBC, which yields MTKIAVHMTGGIAVYKAVEVVRGLQKQGHEVRVAMTQNAARFVGPATLAALTKHPVLIDQWAATLNGQVPHIELADWSELALVVPATANLLAKMAAGLADDAVSATLLATSAPKIVVPAMNVHMWNNPATQRNVARLRQDNVMVMDPAAGMLAEGYAGKGRMPEPADIIKQVQDYLTNGPLKGKTLVVTAGGTREALDPVRYLGNRSSGKMGIAIAKAAANAGARVELIVGSVSAELPHSDRITVTQALSTSAMAAAVSDKFQNADALIMAAAVADFRPAVLADQKIKKHGDGTLTLHLVPTEDILAKMGAQKRSGQVVIGFAAETNDLLQNANAKLQKKNADAIVANDVSDPGIGFGTDDNAVTILRPNQAPLRWSRQSKMMIAEKIVALTAKLLKVGD from the coding sequence ATGACGAAGATTGCGGTACATATGACAGGTGGGATTGCTGTCTATAAGGCAGTTGAAGTTGTTCGCGGCTTGCAGAAGCAGGGACATGAGGTTCGCGTGGCGATGACTCAAAATGCAGCCCGCTTTGTCGGCCCGGCAACTCTGGCGGCGCTAACCAAGCATCCCGTTTTAATCGATCAGTGGGCGGCGACTTTAAATGGTCAGGTGCCGCATATTGAACTGGCGGACTGGAGCGAGCTGGCCTTAGTGGTTCCGGCAACGGCCAATCTGTTGGCAAAAATGGCAGCAGGCCTGGCTGATGACGCGGTTTCAGCCACGCTTTTGGCAACCAGCGCGCCAAAGATCGTAGTCCCAGCCATGAACGTTCACATGTGGAACAATCCGGCTACACAAAGAAACGTTGCGCGGCTCAGACAAGATAACGTCATGGTAATGGATCCGGCAGCAGGCATGCTTGCAGAAGGATATGCCGGTAAGGGACGCATGCCGGAGCCAGCTGATATCATAAAACAGGTACAGGATTACTTAACCAATGGCCCCTTGAAAGGCAAGACGCTGGTAGTGACTGCTGGTGGTACCAGAGAGGCGCTTGATCCGGTTCGCTATCTAGGCAATCGTTCCTCTGGCAAAATGGGAATTGCAATTGCAAAAGCAGCGGCCAATGCAGGCGCACGGGTTGAATTGATCGTCGGCAGCGTTTCGGCTGAACTGCCGCATTCTGATCGCATTACGGTGACCCAGGCCCTTTCAACGAGCGCGATGGCGGCTGCCGTATCCGATAAGTTTCAAAATGCTGATGCCTTGATCATGGCGGCAGCGGTTGCGGACTTTCGGCCAGCTGTTTTGGCGGATCAAAAAATCAAAAAGCATGGTGATGGCACTTTGACTCTGCATTTGGTACCAACTGAAGATATTTTGGCAAAGATGGGCGCGCAAAAACGATCAGGTCAAGTAGTAATCGGCTTTGCAGCTGAGACCAATGATCTTTTGCAAAATGCCAATGCCAAGCTGCAAAAGAAAAATGCCGATGCAATCGTGGCTAACGACGTGTCTGATCCGGGAATCGGGTTTGGAACGGATGACAACGCCGTTACGATTCTGCGGCCAAACCAGGCACCGTTGAGATGGTCGCGCCAGTCTAAGATGATGATTGCCGAAAAAATCGTTGCTTTGACGGCCAAACTGCTGAAAGTGGGTGATTAA
- the priA gene encoding primosomal protein N' gives MAELAQVIVDVPTMQTDQPYTYAIPKRLESQIQVGMRVIVPFGRGKREVQGFVVGIDQPTEYDGTLKSIIGLMDLVPVVNTELLQLSRWMADQTYAFWISCLYTMLPNALKAKSHRVVRIIDEVDEQTALDLFQGADELDFERYQNDPQIVSQLLKLKRQGKVSFEYQVEDRARVKKETAIQPLMSFEQYEDERVGVRTNAHAQQRLLSYLQQIDGQKVKLKQAEQQSGLKAGTFNVGEKRGWLKKIAVETYRTPAGMIPDDQHLDSPLKLNPDQQAAVAKIDQAIDQAQNQTFLLQGVTGSGKTEVYLQAMAEALKQGETALMLVPEISLTPQMVNRVRRRFGQRVAVLHSSLSDGERYDEWRRIERGEAQVVVGARSAVFAPLEDLGLIIMDEEHETSYKQDETPRYHARDVAAWRAEYHHAPLVLGSATPSLESRARALAGVYQLLRMPTRVNQRPLPPVEVVDMRPEMQRNGETNFSDRLLNLLNERLQKGEQSILMLNRRGFSSFIMCRDCGFVLKCPNCDISLTLHMDSRTMKCHYCGHEEPIPSICPQCQGRHIRYYGTGTEKVAAELQQLMPSARVIRMDVDTTRRKGMHAKLLKEFGEHQADILLGTQMIAKGLDFPNVTLVGVLNADTGLDLPDFRASERTFDLLSQVSGRAGRADKPGNVVIQTFNPDNYAIRYAQLHDYEDFFKAEMNIRYQAGYPPYYYTVRIMASNEDERAAAKAIYEIRNQLSVNLSKETVVLGPTPRPIARMKNRYYYQIIVKYKHDPKLHALLKDVMRQTQAKSRQDTLVSIDPEPQYFM, from the coding sequence ATGGCTGAACTGGCCCAGGTAATCGTTGACGTACCGACGATGCAGACTGACCAGCCATATACCTACGCGATTCCCAAACGCCTGGAAAGTCAGATTCAAGTCGGCATGCGCGTAATCGTACCATTTGGGCGGGGTAAGCGCGAGGTGCAGGGCTTTGTCGTTGGCATTGATCAACCGACGGAATATGATGGCACGCTCAAATCAATTATTGGGTTAATGGATCTGGTACCGGTCGTCAATACCGAACTGCTGCAACTGAGCCGTTGGATGGCCGATCAAACCTATGCATTCTGGATCTCGTGTTTGTATACGATGCTGCCCAATGCCTTAAAAGCCAAGAGTCATCGGGTGGTGCGCATAATCGATGAGGTTGATGAGCAGACAGCCCTGGATCTTTTTCAAGGAGCTGATGAGCTGGATTTTGAACGGTATCAAAACGATCCGCAAATCGTCAGCCAGCTGCTCAAACTTAAGCGGCAGGGCAAGGTCTCGTTTGAGTATCAGGTTGAGGACCGGGCCCGTGTCAAAAAAGAAACTGCCATTCAGCCCTTGATGTCGTTTGAACAATATGAAGATGAGCGAGTCGGCGTTCGGACCAACGCGCATGCTCAACAGCGGCTGCTTTCCTATCTGCAGCAGATTGACGGCCAAAAAGTCAAGCTTAAGCAGGCCGAACAGCAGTCGGGGCTGAAAGCTGGAACGTTTAACGTTGGCGAAAAGCGCGGCTGGCTCAAAAAAATCGCAGTGGAGACCTATCGAACGCCGGCTGGTATGATACCTGATGATCAGCATCTGGATTCACCATTGAAATTGAATCCGGATCAGCAGGCGGCCGTTGCCAAAATCGACCAGGCCATCGATCAAGCCCAAAATCAAACCTTTTTGCTGCAGGGAGTTACCGGGTCAGGCAAAACCGAAGTCTATCTGCAGGCAATGGCTGAAGCTTTAAAACAGGGGGAAACGGCCTTGATGCTGGTGCCGGAAATCTCTTTGACGCCACAGATGGTTAATCGGGTCCGGCGGCGGTTTGGTCAGCGCGTGGCCGTTTTGCACAGCAGTCTTTCGGATGGCGAGCGCTATGATGAATGGCGCCGAATTGAGCGTGGTGAGGCCCAGGTAGTGGTCGGCGCGCGATCGGCAGTGTTTGCCCCGCTTGAAGATCTGGGGCTGATCATTATGGATGAAGAACACGAAACCAGCTATAAGCAGGATGAAACGCCGCGCTATCATGCTCGTGACGTTGCCGCCTGGCGTGCTGAGTATCATCATGCGCCGCTGGTATTGGGATCAGCTACCCCTAGTCTGGAAAGTCGGGCGCGGGCACTGGCTGGCGTCTATCAGCTTTTGAGAATGCCAACGCGGGTCAATCAGCGGCCGTTGCCACCAGTAGAAGTCGTTGACATGCGGCCGGAAATGCAGCGCAATGGCGAGACCAATTTTTCAGATCGGCTGTTGAATCTATTGAACGAGCGGCTGCAAAAAGGCGAACAGAGTATTTTGATGCTGAATCGGCGCGGCTTTTCTTCATTTATTATGTGCCGAGACTGCGGCTTTGTTTTGAAGTGTCCCAACTGTGATATCTCGCTGACGCTGCACATGGACTCAAGAACGATGAAATGTCATTATTGTGGCCATGAGGAGCCGATTCCTTCAATCTGTCCGCAGTGTCAAGGCCGCCATATTCGCTACTATGGTACGGGAACCGAAAAAGTTGCGGCCGAGCTGCAGCAGCTGATGCCAAGCGCGCGTGTGATTCGCATGGATGTTGACACAACACGGCGCAAAGGGATGCATGCCAAGCTGCTGAAAGAATTTGGCGAACATCAGGCCGATATTTTGCTGGGTACGCAGATGATTGCCAAAGGACTGGACTTTCCCAACGTGACTCTGGTTGGGGTCTTGAATGCCGATACGGGATTGGACCTGCCAGACTTTCGGGCCAGTGAGCGGACGTTTGATCTGCTCAGTCAGGTCAGCGGTCGTGCCGGTCGTGCCGATAAGCCGGGAAACGTCGTGATTCAGACCTTTAATCCAGACAACTACGCGATTCGCTATGCGCAGCTGCATGATTATGAAGACTTCTTCAAGGCCGAGATGAACATTCGCTACCAGGCCGGCTATCCGCCTTATTACTACACCGTCCGCATCATGGCCAGCAATGAAGACGAACGCGCGGCTGCCAAGGCCATCTATGAAATCAGAAACCAGCTCAGTGTCAATCTGAGTAAAGAGACGGTCGTTTTAGGGCCTACGCCGCGGCCGATTGCTCGAATGAAAAACCGATACTATTATCAGATAATCGTTAAGTATAAGCATGATCCTAAGCTGCACGCGCTTTTAAAGGACGTCATGCGTCAAACGCAGGCCAAGAGCCGTCAAGATACCTTGGTCAGCATTGATCCGGAACCACAGTATTTTATGTAA
- the rpoZ gene encoding DNA-directed RNA polymerase subunit omega has product MILFPSVDELLKRVDSRYSLIMLASKRAHEIDKYRADKWRAENADQSKDNHAAEALAQDHPLLLDHYYSTKSVGMALEEIEAGKVTIDTDHTEDLQD; this is encoded by the coding sequence ATGATTCTTTTTCCATCAGTCGATGAATTGCTCAAGCGCGTTGACTCTCGCTACTCTCTGATTATGCTGGCAAGCAAGCGGGCTCACGAAATCGATAAGTACCGTGCTGATAAATGGCGTGCCGAAAATGCTGATCAGTCAAAGGACAATCACGCAGCCGAAGCATTGGCACAAGATCATCCATTGCTGCTGGATCATTACTACTCAACCAAGTCAGTCGGGATGGCGCTGGAAGAAATCGAAGCCGGCAAGGTAACGATTGATACTGATCATACGGAAGACTTGCAAGACTAG
- the rsmB gene encoding 16S rRNA (cytosine(967)-C(5))-methyltransferase RsmB, with translation MKNKQINTARGAALKTLDQVLQNGAYSNLQLNQNLKSSQLSEVDKRLATNLVYGVLQHKLTLEYWMAPFIKGKKIESWVKTLLLMSIYQYRYLDRVPDWAVTNESIELAKQLGNPGTRRFVTGVLHAVLRQGLGDVNAIKDPIKRRSVEFSLPQWLVEELIKQYGQPTADAIFRAVNEPARVSLRVNEAKTTIPQAIAILKEQGVEVEPSQVAKTGLVVKSGDVVNTDAFMQGLVTIQDESAMLAVESMAVNPADQVLDACAAPGGKTVQIAAALDKKQGGSVTALDIHAHKIKLIEKNAQRLGVADRVHACQLDARKADEKFEDGQFDKILVDAPCSGIGLLRRKPEIRYDKKLSDSQNLHKIQLAILNAVAPKLKKGGIMTYSTCTILQQENDGTVQAFLAAHPEFRLLKTQTARTLKNARTGATLTILPSDYGSDGFFISNLQRL, from the coding sequence ATGAAGAATAAGCAAATCAATACCGCACGCGGCGCTGCCTTAAAAACGCTTGATCAGGTATTGCAGAATGGCGCCTACTCCAATCTGCAGCTGAATCAGAATCTCAAGAGCAGCCAGTTGAGCGAAGTCGACAAGCGCTTGGCTACCAACCTGGTCTACGGCGTCTTGCAGCACAAGCTAACCCTGGAATACTGGATGGCACCTTTTATTAAGGGTAAAAAGATCGAAAGCTGGGTCAAAACGCTGCTTTTAATGTCGATCTATCAATATCGCTACTTGGATCGCGTGCCTGACTGGGCGGTAACCAATGAGTCGATCGAACTGGCTAAGCAGCTTGGCAATCCGGGAACCCGTCGTTTTGTGACCGGCGTTTTGCATGCCGTTTTGCGTCAGGGGCTGGGGGATGTTAACGCCATCAAGGATCCAATCAAGCGGCGTTCAGTCGAGTTCAGTCTGCCGCAATGGCTGGTTGAGGAATTGATCAAACAATATGGTCAGCCGACTGCCGATGCAATTTTTAGGGCCGTTAACGAACCAGCTCGCGTATCGCTGCGGGTAAATGAGGCCAAGACGACTATTCCCCAGGCAATTGCCATTTTAAAAGAGCAGGGCGTTGAAGTTGAGCCTAGTCAGGTTGCCAAGACCGGTCTGGTGGTCAAAAGCGGCGATGTCGTCAATACAGACGCGTTTATGCAGGGATTGGTCACGATTCAAGACGAAAGCGCCATGCTGGCAGTAGAAAGCATGGCGGTTAACCCAGCAGATCAGGTTTTGGATGCCTGTGCCGCGCCGGGAGGAAAAACCGTCCAGATTGCGGCCGCCTTGGATAAAAAACAGGGTGGCAGCGTTACGGCCCTAGACATTCATGCTCATAAGATCAAATTAATTGAAAAAAATGCTCAGCGGCTCGGGGTAGCTGATCGCGTCCATGCCTGCCAGCTGGATGCACGCAAGGCGGATGAAAAGTTTGAGGATGGTCAGTTTGATAAGATTTTAGTTGACGCGCCCTGCAGCGGAATTGGCCTTTTGCGCCGCAAGCCCGAGATTCGCTATGATAAAAAACTCAGTGACAGTCAAAACCTGCATAAAATTCAGCTGGCAATTTTAAATGCAGTTGCCCCAAAACTAAAAAAAGGCGGTATAATGACGTATAGTACGTGCACGATTTTGCAGCAGGAAAATGATGGTACCGTGCAGGCCTTTTTAGCCGCGCATCCTGAATTCAGACTGCTAAAGACGCAAACGGCGCGTACTTTGAAAAACGCGCGAACGGGGGCAACCTTGACGATTTTGCCAAGCGATTATGGTTCTGATGGATTCTTTATCAGCAACCTCCAACGTTTGTAG
- the gmk gene encoding guanylate kinase, which yields MSKRGMLIVLSGPSGVGKGTVRKALFSQPGNDFQYSVSMTTRQPRPGEVNGKDYFFVSKEEFEQHIREGQMLEYAKYVDNYYGTPLKYINDTLDEGKDVFLEIEVNGAMQVRSKCPDGVFIFLTPPDLMELRQRLIHRGTDSMEVINKRIHKAFGEIQMMQNYDYAVVNDQVDNAVTKIKDIIRSERLRVPRVMPDYLEMLGDSEK from the coding sequence ATGAGCAAGCGAGGAATGCTGATTGTTTTGTCTGGTCCATCAGGCGTAGGTAAAGGAACGGTTAGAAAAGCGCTGTTTAGTCAGCCCGGCAATGATTTTCAATACTCAGTCTCAATGACGACGCGGCAGCCACGGCCCGGCGAAGTCAACGGTAAGGACTATTTCTTTGTTTCAAAAGAGGAGTTTGAGCAGCACATTCGCGAAGGGCAGATGCTGGAATATGCCAAGTATGTTGACAATTATTACGGCACTCCTTTAAAATATATAAATGATACGCTAGACGAAGGTAAAGATGTCTTCTTGGAAATTGAAGTCAATGGTGCCATGCAGGTTCGCTCAAAATGTCCTGATGGCGTCTTCATCTTTCTTACGCCGCCGGATCTGATGGAGCTGCGCCAACGCTTGATCCATCGTGGTACCGACAGCATGGAAGTCATCAACAAACGAATCCACAAAGCTTTCGGCGAGATTCAAATGATGCAGAACTACGACTATGCCGTGGTTAATGATCAAGTTGACAATGCAGTCACCAAGATCAAAGACATTATTCGTTCCGAACGCTTGCGGGTACCTCGCGTAATGCCGGATTACCTTGAAATGTTAGGAGATTCAGAAAAATGA
- the fmt gene encoding methionyl-tRNA formyltransferase encodes MSVSVVFMGTPQFAVPILQALIDDEAYDVKAVVTQPDRRVGRKHELRATPVKELAVKYGIEVLQPEKLSGSPEMQRVIDLAPDFEITAAFGQFLPVKMLEAAKIAAINVHGSLLPKYRGGAPIQYSIINGDQETGVTIMYMVKAMDAGDIIAQKAIPITKQDDSGTMFEKLSLLGRDLLMDTLPKMITGDVKPVKQDPEKVVFSPNITSEQERIDYRLPADRIDDKVRGLRPFPIGNMIIDGLQTKIYDVTPLDEKTNLAPGQVVRVEKHALILAAGDHTTYRINRLKPKGKREMDITSYLNGHQNLKQGVQAITDEE; translated from the coding sequence ATGTCAGTATCAGTCGTATTTATGGGAACGCCCCAGTTTGCCGTGCCGATTCTGCAGGCTTTGATTGATGATGAGGCCTATGACGTAAAGGCTGTCGTTACGCAGCCGGATCGTCGGGTTGGCCGCAAGCATGAACTGCGCGCGACACCAGTTAAGGAACTGGCCGTTAAGTATGGAATCGAGGTTCTGCAGCCCGAAAAGCTGAGCGGCAGTCCCGAAATGCAGCGCGTGATCGACCTGGCGCCTGATTTTGAGATTACCGCGGCGTTTGGTCAGTTTTTGCCCGTCAAGATGCTTGAAGCGGCTAAAATCGCGGCCATCAACGTTCACGGCTCGCTGCTGCCTAAATATCGCGGCGGCGCGCCGATTCAATACTCAATCATCAATGGCGATCAAGAAACCGGCGTCACGATCATGTACATGGTCAAGGCAATGGACGCCGGCGACATTATTGCGCAAAAGGCAATTCCGATCACCAAACAGGATGACAGCGGCACGATGTTTGAAAAATTGAGCCTGCTGGGCCGCGACCTTTTGATGGATACGCTGCCTAAAATGATTACCGGCGACGTAAAGCCAGTCAAGCAGGATCCTGAAAAAGTCGTCTTTTCGCCGAATATTACCAGCGAGCAGGAACGCATTGACTATCGCCTGCCAGCTGACCGGATTGACGACAAGGTGCGCGGCTTGCGGCCATTCCCAATTGGCAACATGATTATTGACGGCCTGCAGACTAAGATCTACGACGTCACGCCATTGGATGAAAAAACGAATCTGGCACCGGGACAGGTCGTACGCGTTGAAAAGCATGCTTTGATTCTGGCTGCTGGCGATCATACGACTTATCGGATCAATCGGCTCAAGCCTAAGGGCAAACGCGAAATGGACATCACTTCTTATCTGAATGGTCATCAAAATCTAAAGCAAGGAGTTCAGGCAATCACCGATGAAGAATAA